In Leptospira ryugenii, one genomic interval encodes:
- a CDS encoding alpha/beta hydrolase family protein: MQKLKYIWKTIHFLKDLQIQNSTLPSVEEIQIETSKQKLNADVYIPKGRSLGTIVTINGLAPLGNRDPRFIIVNKSLQNFGFTVVSPYYEDICNFYISKENISLIRESIEWISSREELTSSGKVSLFAPSFSGSLSLIVSSDKRMKPITNAICSIGAYGNVKTVIQNLFSNQDLDEYGRMILLLNFLPLSIGENQELYQAIRFALLDNYFKEHDKRLAPFLKNMSEENITLFNQLRSQAETRLYHWERILGNGGESKHLLSDLSVLEHLKEVSSPVLLVHGYKDDVVPASEADLMAEELKKHHSLWNVCKTNLISHGDTGFSLLSLIELPKLIRSFAFFFKYATN, translated from the coding sequence ATGCAGAAACTCAAATACATTTGGAAAACCATTCATTTTTTAAAAGACCTACAAATACAAAACTCTACCCTTCCATCCGTAGAAGAAATACAGATCGAAACTTCCAAACAAAAATTGAATGCGGATGTCTATATCCCAAAGGGAAGGAGCCTAGGTACCATTGTCACGATCAATGGACTAGCCCCACTTGGCAATCGCGACCCACGATTCATCATTGTGAATAAGAGTCTACAAAACTTTGGTTTTACGGTCGTTAGCCCCTATTATGAAGATATTTGCAATTTTTACATTTCAAAAGAAAATATATCTCTCATCCGCGAATCTATTGAATGGATATCTTCCAGGGAAGAACTTACCAGTTCCGGAAAGGTCTCCTTATTTGCTCCATCCTTTTCAGGCTCTTTGAGTCTCATCGTCAGCTCCGACAAACGAATGAAACCAATCACAAATGCAATCTGTAGTATAGGTGCCTATGGAAATGTAAAAACGGTGATCCAAAATCTTTTTTCAAACCAAGACTTAGATGAATATGGAAGGATGATCCTTCTACTTAATTTTTTACCTCTTTCGATAGGTGAAAATCAAGAATTATACCAAGCAATACGATTTGCACTCTTGGATAACTATTTCAAAGAGCATGACAAACGTTTGGCCCCCTTTCTTAAAAATATGTCTGAAGAAAATATAACTCTATTCAATCAACTTCGATCACAGGCAGAGACAAGATTATATCACTGGGAAAGGATTTTGGGGAATGGTGGAGAGAGTAAACATCTACTATCGGATTTGTCTGTTTTGGAGCATTTAAAAGAGGTAAGCTCTCCCGTTCTCCTCGTACACGGATATAAGGATGATGTAGTGCCTGCCAGTGAAGCTGACCTAATGGCTGAAGAACTCAAAAAACACCACTCGCTTTGGAATGTATGCAAAACCAATCTCATCTCACATGGTGATACTGGTTTTTCCCTACTCTCACTCATTGAATTGCCAAAATTGATTCGTTCATTTGCATTTTTTTTCAAATATGCGACAAACTAA
- a CDS encoding DUF1566 domain-containing protein has protein sequence MGSTSRNLIIVVFAILFCACKPPSLNNECDKKSFSLEDQWIADQILANNPTFDRLVLKLIVPDRVSLCSNQNRTVGTNLTAPTLTSFSFKGSLNNLNQDYVGTISESIISIRFPYGKANQMIPSIVSDSVSIKIGDLTFKDQETVIDFSKNQTVVLTSASGIQKTYTITPYFLTPVADTGQTKCYVNDATAAVCSAVTATMANQDGELQNFPNAKNVQLSTTTTNYPNDPINIDTLKGIVWKTCHQGLTGNSCTGGTFTQYTYANAVTQCDNLNSVNSGQGYAGLKQWRLPTAQELNQLMEHNTAGTTLHWNTTYFPNTPSTAGANMNRWTSSLLLPAANSSLALNEFLTVQLLSGTNPVHCVNGVSPPSFDLKDNGDGTVTDNRTLLVWQKCSAGQTNDANCTGSLSTDSWSGAHQYCKNLTLGSRSWRLPNLNEWLSLLDMSKSTYYDTVLFPNMSSGTFHSSSTLTSNEYYNHLLVLSIPNTQGISGKPNNYNIKCVSGP, from the coding sequence ATGGGATCTACCTCTCGCAATCTGATCATAGTGGTTTTCGCAATTTTGTTTTGTGCATGTAAACCACCTTCATTGAACAATGAATGCGACAAAAAATCTTTCTCCTTAGAAGACCAATGGATCGCCGATCAGATCTTAGCAAATAATCCTACATTTGATCGACTGGTATTGAAGTTAATCGTACCAGATCGCGTATCACTATGCTCAAATCAAAATCGCACTGTAGGGACAAATTTGACTGCCCCCACTCTCACTTCCTTTAGTTTCAAAGGGTCATTAAACAATTTAAACCAGGATTATGTAGGAACCATCTCCGAAAGCATCATTTCGATTCGCTTCCCATATGGAAAAGCAAATCAGATGATACCTAGCATTGTTTCAGATTCTGTGAGCATCAAAATAGGTGATCTGACTTTCAAAGACCAAGAAACCGTTATTGATTTTTCTAAAAACCAGACTGTAGTATTAACAAGTGCTAGTGGCATTCAAAAAACTTATACGATTACTCCTTATTTTTTGACTCCGGTTGCGGATACTGGCCAGACAAAGTGTTATGTAAATGATGCTACCGCGGCGGTCTGTTCTGCTGTTACAGCTACTATGGCAAACCAAGACGGAGAACTTCAAAATTTTCCGAACGCCAAAAATGTGCAACTTAGTACGACTACAACCAATTATCCAAATGATCCGATCAATATTGATACCTTGAAGGGGATTGTATGGAAAACCTGCCATCAAGGATTAACAGGAAATAGTTGCACGGGCGGAACTTTCACTCAGTATACATATGCAAATGCGGTCACGCAGTGTGACAATTTGAATTCTGTGAATTCTGGACAAGGCTATGCAGGATTAAAACAATGGCGGCTTCCTACAGCGCAGGAGTTAAACCAACTGATGGAGCACAATACGGCAGGGACAACTCTCCATTGGAATACGACTTATTTCCCTAATACTCCTTCTACGGCAGGTGCAAACATGAATCGCTGGACTTCGTCTTTGCTTCTTCCTGCGGCAAATTCCAGTTTAGCCTTAAACGAATTCTTAACCGTACAGCTTTTAAGCGGAACAAATCCAGTACATTGTGTCAATGGTGTGTCTCCTCCTAGTTTTGATTTAAAGGATAATGGGGATGGAACTGTTACTGACAACAGAACTCTTTTAGTTTGGCAAAAATGCTCTGCTGGTCAAACCAATGATGCAAATTGTACGGGATCCCTTAGCACTGACAGTTGGTCTGGAGCTCACCAATATTGTAAAAATTTAACCTTAGGATCTCGGTCTTGGAGATTGCCAAACCTGAATGAATGGTTAAGCCTTTTGGATATGTCAAAATCTACGTATTATGATACTGTTTTGTTTCCAAACATGAGTTCAGGCACATTTCATTCCTCTTCTACTTTAACTAGTAACGAATATTATAATCATTTGCTTGTTCTGTCGATACCCAATACACAAGGGATTTCAGGCAAACCAAATAACTATAATATCAAATGTGTGAGCGGCCCTTAA
- a CDS encoding Ig-like domain-containing protein, with the protein MKLRKRFFLLVCCCFVACNPWDISKVRSDYLLKLLSILLRDESPFVISSIFPKDTSTNNFRNTNILIGFSKNTGIFSEIQILSSNGEKVNGTFNYSGKYILFTPKEFLSPNTTFTIKIPKENGLESEFTSTFSTGTEIDITPPRVSSTSPEAGETGFPPNGTIIITFTEAIDPTSLAGNQFTISGNPTGNINLTDRTLAFVPSPNLASLTPFIVTLRTGVKDLAGNSMSDPYSWVFSTSSTPSSTCQYDFGIFNSCIFD; encoded by the coding sequence TTGAAGCTTAGGAAGCGGTTCTTTCTTTTGGTCTGTTGTTGCTTTGTAGCATGTAACCCTTGGGATATTTCCAAGGTACGCTCAGATTACCTTTTGAAACTTTTAAGTATACTACTCCGTGACGAATCACCCTTTGTCATCAGTAGTATTTTTCCCAAAGATACATCGACAAACAATTTTAGAAATACAAATATCTTAATAGGTTTTTCTAAAAATACGGGAATTTTTTCTGAGATTCAAATCCTTTCCTCAAATGGAGAAAAAGTAAATGGAACTTTTAACTATTCAGGCAAATACATTTTATTTACACCTAAAGAGTTCCTTTCACCAAACACTACATTTACGATCAAAATCCCGAAGGAGAATGGGTTGGAATCGGAGTTTACTTCTACTTTCTCGACTGGTACAGAAATTGACATCACACCACCTAGGGTCAGCTCCACATCGCCCGAAGCAGGGGAGACTGGGTTCCCCCCAAACGGAACCATCATCATCACATTCACAGAGGCTATAGACCCAACTAGTTTAGCCGGCAACCAATTTACAATCTCTGGAAATCCAACAGGGAATATCAACCTAACAGATAGAACATTGGCTTTTGTGCCAAGTCCTAATTTGGCAAGCCTTACCCCTTTCATCGTTACATTGCGTACAGGAGTCAAGGATCTTGCTGGAAATTCTATGTCCGATCCCTATTCCTGGGTATTTTCCACTAGTAGCACTCCTTCTAGTACATGCCAGTATGATTTTGGTATTTTTAATTCTTGTATCTTTGATTGA
- a CDS encoding TetR/AcrR family transcriptional regulator has protein sequence MSLAISHKQNEKIIQGEETKKAILKIAKKLFGKKGYNGTSIEDILGELKMTKGALYHHFSNKREIFFEVCKIINQAETRNWETMTWKEFKQSLNHLWDLADDPDFVQIWIKDCFSVLSSDEIFSLDEDYVIKPFQKFLERMCKEKQIVSLPSFEEAHLLVGLVNQGLWLLSTTEKKERPKTRQNLNKIILSYVNFRELR, from the coding sequence ATGTCCTTGGCTATTTCTCATAAACAAAACGAAAAGATCATTCAAGGTGAAGAAACCAAAAAAGCAATTTTAAAAATTGCTAAAAAGCTTTTTGGAAAAAAAGGCTATAATGGAACATCCATCGAAGATATATTAGGCGAGCTCAAAATGACAAAAGGAGCTCTCTACCATCATTTCTCCAATAAAAGAGAAATTTTCTTTGAAGTATGCAAAATTATCAACCAAGCAGAAACAAGGAATTGGGAGACTATGACATGGAAAGAATTCAAACAGTCCCTAAACCATTTATGGGACCTTGCCGATGATCCTGATTTTGTACAGATATGGATCAAAGATTGCTTTAGTGTTCTCAGTTCTGATGAAATTTTTAGTTTAGATGAAGACTACGTGATCAAACCATTTCAAAAATTCTTGGAAAGAATGTGTAAAGAAAAGCAGATTGTTTCCCTTCCCAGTTTCGAAGAGGCACATCTTTTGGTAGGTCTAGTCAACCAAGGACTTTGGCTTTTATCCACAACTGAAAAAAAGGAGAGGCCAAAAACCAGGCAAAATTTGAACAAAATCATACTTTCGTATGTAAACTTTCGAGAACTGCGATAA
- a CDS encoding SRPBCC family protein — protein sequence MIKKILIGLVSFIAIILLGAVFLPAQYHVERSITINASPSAIYPFLNNFSEWDKWSIWASLDPNQKLTVTGEVGKPGHKQEWDGPINGKGSMTIESYETNSFIKMNLKFDEPQPMLATSKFELKADGNQTKVIWHNEGDLDFPIGRYFGLFLDSMLGKDFESGLSKLKEVVEKK from the coding sequence ATGATAAAAAAAATCCTTATCGGACTGGTATCCTTTATAGCGATCATTTTGCTTGGTGCTGTATTTCTTCCTGCACAGTATCATGTAGAGAGATCTATTACAATTAATGCTAGCCCAAGCGCGATCTATCCGTTTCTGAACAATTTTTCCGAATGGGACAAGTGGTCCATTTGGGCAAGCCTTGATCCAAACCAAAAACTAACGGTAACGGGCGAAGTAGGGAAGCCTGGCCACAAACAAGAATGGGATGGACCCATCAATGGAAAGGGTTCTATGACCATAGAGTCCTATGAAACAAATTCCTTCATCAAGATGAATTTAAAATTTGATGAACCACAGCCTATGCTTGCAACCTCAAAGTTTGAATTGAAAGCGGATGGTAACCAAACAAAAGTCATCTGGCATAATGAAGGTGATTTGGATTTTCCAATAGGCCGCTATTTTGGGTTATTTTTAGATTCTATGCTTGGAAAAGACTTCGAATCAGGCCTTTCTAAGTTAAAAGAAGTTGTAGAGAAAAAATAA
- a CDS encoding DUF418 domain-containing protein: MNTTQNQRLLLLDFLRGFALFGILVSNIPILSAPIYIDSTFQDLAAKCVKALYMFFVTGKFFVLFSFVFGYGFAILLQSIEAKGKDPKRIYLRRLFGLFILGLLHAFFLFEGDILVSYSLLGLMLYYLKDKDHVWKRYILCFWILSFIAYFALGLVSYYGFSDGKELANKLTQDSIVNHLGSLKQNFEQQIIDYGIAFPFILLFNVPTAAMMFLIGLWAGKLQIFADPQKIWEYGKGKKRYLFLVGTITNFGYTLSQFYPDHFFLGVLPSSLLAFGGISYALLYVYGIIYFLFIKKWESSALVRYVSQAGSMSLTNYLSQSLICTFIFDGWGLGYFSYLHPGIVLLLTVPIYGLNLVFSAFWKSRFELGPMEWLLRKWTYA; encoded by the coding sequence ATGAATACCACCCAGAACCAGCGGCTTCTCCTGTTGGATTTTTTACGAGGATTTGCCTTGTTTGGAATCCTAGTGTCCAATATCCCTATTTTATCTGCACCAATCTATATTGATTCAACTTTCCAAGACTTAGCGGCAAAGTGCGTAAAAGCGCTCTATATGTTCTTTGTTACTGGAAAGTTTTTTGTGCTCTTTTCATTTGTTTTTGGTTATGGATTTGCCATTCTATTGCAAAGCATTGAAGCAAAAGGAAAGGATCCAAAACGTATCTACCTACGAAGGTTATTTGGTCTATTTATTCTCGGCTTGCTACATGCCTTTTTTCTGTTTGAAGGAGATATCCTAGTCTCGTATTCGCTATTAGGGCTGATGTTATATTACCTTAAAGACAAAGACCATGTATGGAAACGATATATTTTATGCTTTTGGATCCTATCTTTTATTGCCTATTTTGCACTTGGCCTCGTAAGTTATTATGGCTTTTCCGATGGAAAGGAATTAGCAAACAAACTCACCCAAGATTCCATTGTGAACCACTTGGGCAGCCTCAAACAAAACTTTGAACAACAAATCATCGACTATGGAATTGCATTTCCTTTCATTCTTCTATTCAATGTGCCGACTGCCGCAATGATGTTTTTGATAGGTCTTTGGGCAGGCAAACTACAAATTTTTGCTGACCCTCAAAAGATATGGGAATATGGTAAGGGAAAGAAAAGATATCTATTCTTAGTTGGAACCATTACAAACTTCGGTTATACGCTCAGTCAATTTTATCCAGACCATTTTTTCTTGGGTGTTTTACCTTCAAGTTTACTTGCCTTCGGAGGAATCAGCTATGCTTTGTTATACGTTTATGGAATTATCTACTTTCTATTTATTAAAAAATGGGAATCTAGTGCTCTGGTCAGGTATGTATCACAAGCAGGATCGATGTCCTTGACCAATTACCTTTCCCAATCTCTGATTTGCACTTTTATCTTCGATGGTTGGGGTCTAGGTTATTTTTCTTACCTCCATCCCGGGATAGTGCTTTTGTTAACCGTACCTATTTACGGTCTTAACCTTGTATTCTCAGCATTCTGGAAATCTAGGTTTGAACTTGGTCCGATGGAATGGCTTTTGCGAAAATGGACCTATGCATAA
- a CDS encoding PP2C family protein-serine/threonine phosphatase yields the protein MQPYLVHRIRIFNVARILISFVSISYLKIFHELSFHLSLLLLFHIIFSLFWVMFSEMKLLDKNLSNLSIRMFFPLFIDLMVVSGLIVASGNLRSPLLGSYFVFTTIASVSENKRIGIFTIFVSVISSLCMGIFAETEFIRKFYIANIAKNIISEETTIVTVFWLAIGLFANFTIVFRFVQKSLEENQKATFAKEKAENYLYKLKKDLRFAGNIQRNLLPSQNFQFDEIQFSTWIRPLTEVGGDTFGIVPLQEKKLRIFLVDATGHGIEAALMTLLIRSELLKFMYQSIPLHDVLNQFNKVFIENYQKLGYFCTIALLEIDLSSKTLVYSSAGHPTQYLRNGNQWHHLQSYGRIIGLSKESEFESVSLPLQDSFTFFLFSDGVFEEISKDGTLYGEVLLERDLQEISGLSPEDICQTIEARLEEHRSTKGYRDDISLVVGKANLAYPSSVNKI from the coding sequence ATGCAGCCTTATTTGGTTCATAGAATCCGAATTTTTAATGTAGCAAGAATATTGATTTCCTTTGTTTCTATATCCTATCTAAAGATTTTTCATGAACTTTCCTTTCATCTAAGTTTATTATTACTTTTCCATATCATCTTTAGTCTTTTTTGGGTGATGTTTTCCGAAATGAAGTTGTTGGACAAAAATCTCTCCAATTTGTCTATCCGAATGTTCTTCCCTTTATTTATTGATCTAATGGTAGTTAGTGGACTCATCGTAGCTTCCGGAAATTTGCGATCTCCTTTATTAGGATCATATTTTGTATTTACCACGATTGCTTCTGTAAGTGAAAACAAAAGAATTGGGATATTTACAATATTTGTATCTGTGATCTCCTCTTTATGTATGGGTATCTTTGCCGAAACTGAGTTTATTCGCAAATTCTATATTGCAAATATAGCAAAGAATATAATTTCCGAGGAGACTACAATTGTTACTGTTTTTTGGTTAGCGATCGGTTTGTTTGCCAATTTTACAATCGTCTTCCGCTTTGTCCAAAAAAGTCTGGAAGAGAATCAAAAAGCCACCTTTGCCAAAGAGAAGGCTGAAAACTATCTGTACAAATTAAAAAAAGACCTACGTTTTGCGGGAAACATCCAGAGAAATTTGTTGCCATCCCAAAACTTCCAATTTGATGAGATTCAATTTTCTACTTGGATTCGGCCGTTGACTGAAGTAGGAGGGGATACATTTGGTATTGTTCCTTTGCAAGAAAAGAAACTTCGCATTTTTTTAGTCGATGCAACAGGTCATGGAATCGAAGCGGCACTCATGACACTTTTAATCCGATCCGAATTGTTAAAATTTATGTACCAATCGATTCCCTTGCATGATGTATTAAATCAATTCAACAAAGTATTCATCGAGAATTATCAGAAATTAGGATATTTTTGTACGATCGCATTGTTGGAGATAGATTTATCCAGTAAAACACTCGTATATAGCTCGGCTGGTCATCCTACTCAGTATTTACGAAATGGAAATCAATGGCATCATCTGCAATCCTATGGAAGGATCATTGGACTTTCAAAGGAAAGCGAGTTTGAGTCAGTATCTCTTCCCTTACAGGATAGTTTCACCTTCTTCCTTTTTTCAGATGGAGTATTTGAAGAAATTTCGAAAGATGGAACACTTTATGGAGAAGTCTTATTGGAAAGAGATCTCCAGGAAATTAGCGGACTATCTCCCGAGGATATTTGCCAAACAATTGAGGCAAGACTTGAAGAGCATCGGTCTACAAAAGGGTATCGAGATGACATTTCACTCGTTGTCGGCAAAGCCAATCTTGCCTATCCCTCTTCAGTTAACAAAATATAG
- a CDS encoding M14 family metallopeptidase: MTNTLHTNKNQSAYTKALFFETYEECRKDFLILTKKVKKKFPESRIEKITFSKVEDPIDSFFFQPKKKRSNRLILITSGIHGVEGFTGSAVQRLFLQEILSGNFAKGCDYFFLHGINTFGFKNRKRVNENNIDLNRNFFFKKEKIPKKERNLGYRRFASFFTPKFPFTFLPLEFAIFFLRFLGIMLRIGITNFSNAFVRGQYEYKEGLYFGGKRPETVVKRLKRNFKDQCKGYKSILHLDLHTGHGEANDVVLIQNADLGSKEDQFISQVTNGQSLLKPGSGGAFYKTAGDFTDLLSKILPNDKEIIPLTVEIGTTGNTKFLQAVWTSFLIVAENRIRHYGSWFQKNRYAIEEKFFRYFYPDSEFWRYTILMKTRDMMHEIIRQFCEFPSK; the protein is encoded by the coding sequence ATGACAAATACATTACATACAAATAAAAACCAATCTGCCTACACCAAAGCACTGTTTTTTGAAACATACGAGGAGTGCCGAAAGGATTTTCTAATTCTAACAAAGAAAGTAAAAAAGAAATTTCCTGAATCCAGGATTGAGAAAATTACGTTTTCAAAGGTAGAGGATCCCATTGATTCCTTCTTCTTTCAGCCAAAGAAAAAGCGAAGCAATAGGTTAATACTGATTACCTCTGGGATTCATGGAGTGGAAGGATTTACTGGCAGCGCAGTCCAGCGTCTTTTTTTACAGGAAATCTTATCTGGAAATTTTGCGAAAGGTTGTGATTACTTCTTTTTGCATGGCATCAACACTTTTGGTTTTAAAAACCGAAAGAGAGTCAATGAAAACAATATTGATTTGAATCGTAATTTCTTTTTTAAGAAGGAAAAAATTCCAAAAAAAGAAAGAAACTTAGGCTACCGTAGATTTGCCTCATTTTTTACTCCGAAATTTCCTTTTACTTTTTTACCACTTGAGTTTGCTATTTTCTTTCTTCGATTTTTGGGCATCATGCTTCGTATTGGGATTACAAATTTTTCGAATGCCTTTGTGAGAGGACAATATGAGTATAAGGAAGGACTCTACTTTGGAGGGAAGAGGCCAGAGACGGTTGTTAAACGCCTTAAGAGAAATTTTAAAGACCAATGCAAAGGATACAAATCTATCCTCCATTTGGATCTCCATACAGGCCATGGAGAGGCGAATGATGTTGTGCTCATCCAGAATGCTGATTTAGGAAGCAAAGAAGATCAATTCATTTCTCAAGTTACAAATGGTCAATCTCTACTCAAACCGGGATCAGGTGGTGCTTTCTATAAAACTGCAGGAGATTTTACAGATCTATTGTCCAAAATTCTACCTAATGACAAAGAAATCATACCATTAACTGTGGAGATTGGCACAACAGGAAATACCAAATTTTTACAAGCCGTTTGGACGAGTTTTCTCATCGTTGCAGAAAACCGAATCCGTCATTATGGCTCTTGGTTCCAAAAGAACAGGTATGCAATCGAAGAAAAATTCTTTCGGTATTTTTATCCTGATTCCGAATTTTGGCGCTATACCATCTTAATGAAAACACGTGATATGATGCATGAAATCATCCGACAGTTTTGTGAGTTCCCAAGTAAATAA